A genomic region of Papaver somniferum cultivar HN1 chromosome 7, ASM357369v1, whole genome shotgun sequence contains the following coding sequences:
- the LOC113299268 gene encoding phosphatidylinositol N-acetylglucosaminyltransferase subunit GPI1-like → MKQKCRIWWPRQHNSSCDEKTPNSVVLFGWFFPSSTSFDIVVSVVASPEKIKHSHPQPDFQGILRFTNAKMPLILQGKSTFSMLGYCAAGCSFDGQYEGVGIEENYSSTTNDDISSQKNKNSSFQDLERWSCGCCKLDGFLEQHRHESISRSNWIQLSYDTASSCGNALRIPTLHHVHLDGLVLASFDVHVILYDPPTFGSHHFSLNSWDSSGQVRIHPKRPIWVEELHQKRPHTDLDMVVCAINSATAAKIVFESCLGPQNSIDKFPVMSWLANVTLHLGAALVASFFTFLYIVLQLCHRFMHCGSELFLHRIVARPFGHTCRNIHIRSCQLLYWPVYLRDWGMRYQPSAEYVHKAALRQHFIWSSVVVDAFFGNIVGVALLLNMEALCPWILNLAHGITNDLLRSGCVWLMGVPAGFKLNTELAGILGIISLNAIQIWSTLWFFLHFLFRYFIQGLAVCGIVLGVTVPASIIIDTIMLATLHVSTLHRFFSLIYSLQIQALVALWRLFRGRKWNPLRERYDSNAYTVKQHVVGSLLFTPLLLLIPTTSVFYIFFSILNTTISLICIMIEVAISILHATPYAKIALWMVRRRRLPTGIWFEIVSCPSIEKPGSSRMGFFSKRALPLMKTEEKKDERPRILVSILRSNIASIGQIILPHYRDVFRGVSISSGAISAYGVLMGKKIPTSLNTSLPSTMPWLFISFREYWWLCHDSILAWGTNRSELQS, encoded by the exons atgaaacaaaaatgtcGGATTTGGTGGCCTAGACAACATAACTCCTCGTGTGATGAAAAAACCCCTAATTCAGTGGTTTTATTTGGTTGGTTTTTTCCTTCTTCAACTTCATTTGACATTGTTGTTTCAGTTGTTGCTTCACCAGAAAAGATCAAACATTCTCATCCTCAGCCCGATTTTCAG GGGATTCTTCGTTTTACAAATGCAAAGATGCCTCTAATTCTACAAGGTAAATCAACATTTTCTATGTTGGGATATTGTGCAGCAGGCTGCAGCTTTGATGGACAATATGAAGGTGTTGGAATTGAAGAAAATTACTCATCGACGACCAATGACGACATAAGTTCGCAGAAGAATAAAAACTCGTCTTTTCAAGATCTTGAGAGATGGAGTTGTGGGTGCTGCAAGCTCGATGGATTTCTAGAACAGCATAGGCATGAATCTATTAGTAGGAGTAACTGGATCCAGCTCTCATATGACACTGCTTCTTCATGTGGAAATGCCCTTCGGATCCCAACATTGCATCACGTACACTTAGATGGGCTAGTATTGGCAAGCTTTGACGTTCAC GTAATTCTGTATGACCCACCTACTTTTGGCTCACACCATTTTTCGTTGAACTCATGGGATTCATCTGGACAAGTGAGAATACATCCCAAGAGACCCATATGGGTTGAGGAGCTTCACCAGAAACGACCTCATACAGATTTG GATATGGTCGTATGCGCTATCAATAGTGCTACTGCTGCTAAAATAGTCTTCGAGAGTTGCCTTGGTCCTCAAAATTCCATTGACAAATTTCCAGTTATGTCCTG GCTAGCTAATGTCACATTGCATCTAGGAGCGGCTCTCGTGGCTTCCTTCTTCACTTTTCTTTACATCGTTCTGCAGTTATGTCATAGATTTATGCATTGCGGTTCCGAATTATTCCTTCACAGAATAGTGGCAAGGCCATTTGGTCATACGTGCAGGAACATTCATATTCGCAGTTGTCAGCTTCTGTATTGGCCGGTTTATCTCCGGGATTGGGGCATGAG GTATCAACCAAGTGCAGAATATGTACATAAAGCTGCATTACGTCAGCATTTCATTTGGTCTAGTGTAGTCGTTGACGCGTTCTTCGGAAATATTGTTGGGGTTGCATTATTACTCAATATGGAAGCATTATGCCCATGGATATTGAACCTTGCTCATGGCATTACAAATGATTTGTTGCGTTCTGGTTGTGTGTGGCTAATGGGGGTCCCTGCAGGCTTTAAATTGAATACGGAACTAGCAGGAATTCTAGGAATTATCTCACTTAATGCAATTCAAATTTGGTCTACCCTTTGGTTCTTTCTACACTTCCTCTTTCGATATTTTATTCAAGGGCTTGCTGTATGTGGGATTGTACTGGGAGTGACAGTACCTGCCTCTATAATCATAGATACTATTATGCTGGCAACCTTACACGTGTCGACTCTTCATCGATTTTTCTCGCTTATATATTCTCTGCAGATCCAGGCACTTGTTGCTCTTTGGCGTCTTTTCAG GGGTCGAAAATGGAACCCACTTCGGGAAAGATATGATAGTAATGCCTACACTGTGAAGCAGCATGTGGTTGGATCGCTTCTGTTTACACCACTATTACTACTAATTCCAACAACGTCAGTCTTCTATATTTTCTTCAGTATTCTGAATACAACCATCAGTCTGATATGCATTATGATTGAGGTTGCTATATCTATTCTTCATGCAACGCCTTACGCCAAAATTGCTCTCTGGATGGTGAGGCGAAGAAGACTTCCAACTGGGATATGGTTTGAAATAGTATCGTGCCCTAGTATCGAAAAGCCTGGTTCTTCAAGGATGGGTTTCTTCAGTAAACGAGCTCTACCGCTGATGAaaacagaagagaagaaagacGAAAGGCCTAGAATTCTGGTTTCAATCCTCAGAAGCAACATTGCAAGTATAG GACAAATCATTTTACCACATTACAGAGATGTATTTCGTGGAGTTTCCATCTCTTCTGGTGCAATATCAGCCTATGGAGTTCTTATGGGAAAAAA AATTCCAACTTCGCTGAATACTAGCCTACCTTCAACAATGCCGTGGCTGTTTATATCCTTTAGGGAGTATTGGTGGCTATGCCATGACTCTATACTTGCGTGGGGGACAAACAGATCCGAGTTGCAGTCTTAA
- the LOC113299269 gene encoding cytochrome c-type biogenesis CcmH-like mitochondrial protein isoform X1 codes for MVKSEILVVLVVVWVMEKEDEAVKNAQVVEARARNISHNVRCTDCGSQSIEDSQADVAILLRKLIRDEIRSGKSDKEIFKKLEDDFGETVLYAPRFDLQTAALWLSPFLVAGGAAGVWAYQKHRQKTNVHIMALNLVRGVPLTPRERETMLDILTPPPAPGRRRWWGL; via the exons ATGGTTAAGTCAG AGATCTTGGTGGTATTAGTGGTCGTTTgggtgatggagaaggaagacgaAGCAGTGAAGAATGCACAGGTTGTGGAAGCTAGGGCCAGAAATATTAGCCACAATGTACGGTGTACAGATTGTGGAAGTCAATCAATTGAAGACTCACAAGCTGATGTTGCCATTCTTCTGAGGAAG TTGATCCGTGACGAAATTCGCTCTGGGAAAAGCGATAAAGAGATATTTAAAAAGCTGGAGGACGATTTTGGAGAGACGGTACTTTATGCTCCACGTTTTGATCTACAAACTGCGGCTCTTTGGCTATCACCG TTTCTAGTTGCAGGGGGTGCGGCAGGGGTATGGGCTTATCAAAAGCATAGACAGAAGACTAACGTGCACATAATGGCGCTGAACCTAGTGAGGGGTGTTCCGTTAACCCCGAGAGAAAGAGAGACGATGCTAGATATTCTAACACCACCACCTGCACCAGGCAGAAGGCGATGGTGGGGTTTATAA
- the LOC113299269 gene encoding cytochrome c-type biogenesis CcmH-like mitochondrial protein isoform X2 — protein sequence MEKEDEAVKNAQVVEARARNISHNVRCTDCGSQSIEDSQADVAILLRKLIRDEIRSGKSDKEIFKKLEDDFGETVLYAPRFDLQTAALWLSPFLVAGGAAGVWAYQKHRQKTNVHIMALNLVRGVPLTPRERETMLDILTPPPAPGRRRWWGL from the exons atggagaaggaagacgaAGCAGTGAAGAATGCACAGGTTGTGGAAGCTAGGGCCAGAAATATTAGCCACAATGTACGGTGTACAGATTGTGGAAGTCAATCAATTGAAGACTCACAAGCTGATGTTGCCATTCTTCTGAGGAAG TTGATCCGTGACGAAATTCGCTCTGGGAAAAGCGATAAAGAGATATTTAAAAAGCTGGAGGACGATTTTGGAGAGACGGTACTTTATGCTCCACGTTTTGATCTACAAACTGCGGCTCTTTGGCTATCACCG TTTCTAGTTGCAGGGGGTGCGGCAGGGGTATGGGCTTATCAAAAGCATAGACAGAAGACTAACGTGCACATAATGGCGCTGAACCTAGTGAGGGGTGTTCCGTTAACCCCGAGAGAAAGAGAGACGATGCTAGATATTCTAACACCACCACCTGCACCAGGCAGAAGGCGATGGTGGGGTTTATAA